Proteins found in one Polyodon spathula isolate WHYD16114869_AA chromosome 10, ASM1765450v1, whole genome shotgun sequence genomic segment:
- the LOC121321569 gene encoding storkhead-box protein 1-like, giving the protein MSQQQMQQRVQLSTASLAIVLCRDEASLSSGAGKFSNPNGYDVFADFKSQNLKSFWNKRLVKAMSEVYFQGWMENFVLLVHGKSNSLEVLRESWMRRALRSPERFIIRAVGDVTAVHMAPISQSQFIPLSEVLCSVISDMNAVHVVVNQEALIEHLMKHHPGMSIPTQDILYSALGSLIKERKIYHTGEGYFIVTPQTYFITNSLMKDNQKWLIQEKDQPSPPSVTYLVSTETCMDTINDFVPSVAHCKSCRCFSQTPAQSAQDLQSISEHNGKGQKCSKDTKPLVQHQSTSTAANYRPCELLTARKDKVCKKFGLNLFRRNISKKEKHKKEYATYSGQFPPEEWPVRDEENLNNLPRDLEHEIIKRINPELTVDNLVRHTIMMKKIEEHRNVISKGTSTEMLATKHRHQSKSIARKVAAKTTKHKKKGHSTKEKQRVKNKLALHRTELGEVIVDGNPENHPDCLHGHLRPKIIEEAELENQICADPNDIERKNLYKKQIDNPFQGRPVRDAGAGKGLKGHKNREMKGSRTERADRSTQRSKSWDSSRTKVVAGNEDIRAVDEGHCKGMKANRLHFDESLDLQPVKECLGDFGSNYPESSTLRIEDKYKLLQNNQPRRNLFGDEPQKDTRYNVVPDGCAAGSLNRRFMARQTEEHRVVEQTVHSLPPQVTYQCDAAGMLPPWPRQTIGQHQPSSLLRQINNKAARNQSGNPDHLTTAYQQLNSKQSGLIIQSAVLQTESSPMGSEVFMDEDQTLYQQAIEDDDACSSLYLNEDSEELESSEDSQSGSVHYQKPYSNSSDWHNTAAQDHSASTCENHPAVFGSCYQQEEARWHDSTNRHLANPQNSTRIENSHRPMSQFIYEHLEEKEREGEEADLVDGSIFDFCQTSEADSDAETLQKSADEGDSKYEHWNLNQQTAENQRKQIEKKLELINNTHSAISGQSSQGVPVSGDYSITGDSGIDSPRTRMSLASSNLVVLEGLKRRSFLQNLENLHSKNNVIRSQNSLLPLTPVINV; this is encoded by the exons atgtcCCAGCAGCAGATGCAGCAACGGGTTCAGCTTTCTACAGCGTCTCTTGCGATCGTCCTGTGCAGGGATGAAGCGAGTTTGAGCAGCGGCGCTGGCAAATTTTCTAACCCGAACGGCTATGATGTATTCGCGGATTTTAAATCGCAGAATCTGAAGAGTTTTTGGAATAAAAGGCTAGTAAAAGCCATGTCAGAGGTTTATTTCCAGGGATGGATGGAGAATTTTGTGCTTCTGGTCCACGGGAAAAGCAACAGTCTGGAAGTACTAAGAGAATCTTGGATGAGAAGGGCACTGAGGTCCCCGGAAAGATTCATCATCCGAGCAGTGG GTGATGTAACTGCAGTACACATGGCACCCATTTCCCAGTCCCAGTTTATCCCACTGTCAGAAGTGCTGTGCTCTGTCATATCCGATATGAATGCTGTTCATGTGGTCGTCAACCAGGAGGCTTTGATTGAGCATTTGATGAAGCATCACCCAG gAATGTCCATACCTACTCAAGACATCCTTTACAGTGCACTGGGTTCTTTGATCAAGGAAAGAAAGATTTACCATACTGGAGAAGGGTATTTCATTGTAACGCCACAAACTTACTTCATAACAAACAGTCTGATGAAAGACAACCAAAAATGGCTCATACAAGAAAAAGACCAACCATCACCACCTTCAGTCACATATCTGGTGAGCACAGAAACCTGTATGGACACAATAAATGACTTTGTTCCCTCTGTGGCTCATTGTAAGTCCTGCCGTTGTTTCAGCCAAACACCAGCACAATCTGCGCAAGACCTGCAGTCCATCAGTGAGCACAATGGGAAAGGTCAGAAGTGCAGCAAGGACACCAAGCCCTTAGTTCAACACCAGTCTACTTCTACAGCAGCCAACTACCGCCCATGCGAGCTATTGACCGCCAGGAAAGACAAAGTCTGCAAAAAGTTTGGTCTCAACCTGTTCAGACGGAACATATCAAAGAAAGAGAAACACAAAAAGGAATATGCAACCTACTCTGGTCAGTTTCCCCCTGAGGAATGGCCTGTTAGGGATGAGGAAAACTTGAATAACCTTCCGCGGGACTTGGAGCACGAGATAATTAAGAGGATCAACCCAGAACTTACTGTGGACAACCTAGTGAGACACACCATCATGATGAAGAAAATCGAGGAGCACAGAAACGTCATCAGCAAAGGCACCTCAACAGAAATGTTAGCCACCAAACACCGCCATCAGTCCAAAAGCATTGCCCGGAAAGTGGCTGCCAagacaacaaaacataaaaagaaaggCCATTCTACCAAAGAAAAGCAAAGGGTGAAAAACAAGCTGGCTTTGCACAGGACAGAGCTAGGGGAAGTAATTGTAGATGGCAACCCTGAAAACCACCCTGATTGTCTCCACGGGCACCTGAGGCCCAAAATCATTGAAGAAGCGGAACTGGAGAACCAAATATGTGCTGATCCCAAtgatattgaaagaaaaaatctttacaaaaagcAGATTGATAACCCCTTTCAGGGGAGGCCTGTAAGAGATGCTGGTGCAGGAAAAGGTCTGAAGGGTCATAAAAACCGTGAAATGAAGGGATCCAGGACAGAGAGAGCGGACAGAAGTACGCAGAGGTCAAAATCCTGGGATTCTTCAAGGACAAAAGTTGTTGCTGGTAATGAAGACATACGAGCAGTTGATGAAGGACACTGCAAGGGCATGAAGGCAAATAGGTTGCATTTTGATGAGAGTCTGGATCTCCAGCCGGTGAAAGAATGCCTTGGGGATTTTGGCTCAAATTACCCAGAAAGTAGTACTCTGAGAATCGAGGACAAGTACAAACTTCTACAGAACAACCAACCCAGAAGAAATCTGTTCGGTGATGAACCTCAAAAAGACACAAGATACAATGTTGTACCAGATGGGTGTGCAGCTGGCAGTTTGAATCGGAGGTTTATGGCCAGACAGACTGAGGAACATCGAGTAGTGGAACAGACTGTACATTCCTTACCACCGCAAGTCACCTACCAATGTGATGCAGCGGGGATGCTGCCTCCTTGGCCAAGACAGACAATTGGTCAGCACCAGCCTTCATCTCTGCTCAGACAGATCAACAACAAAGCGGCCAGAAATCAGTCCGGTAACCCTGATCACCTCACCACTGCGTATCAAcagttaaacagtaaacaaagtggACTGATTATACAAAGCGCCGTCCTGCAGACTGAGTCGAGTCCGATGGGCAGCGAGGTTTTCATGGATGAGGATCAGACTCTTTATCAGCAGGCGATCGAAGATGATGACGCCTGCAGTTCCCTTTATCTGAATGAAGATTCAGAGGAGTTGGAGAGCAGTGAAGACTCTCAATCCGGATCAGTTCACTATCAGAAGCCCTATTCTAATTCCAGCGACTGGCACAATACTGCAGCTCAAGATCACTCTGCCAGTACATGCGAGAATCACCCTGCTGTGTTTGGTTCTTGCTATCAGCAAGAGGAGGCCAGGTGGCACGATTCTACCAACAGACACCTGGCAAACCCACAGAACAGCACTCGCATAGAAAACAGTCACAGGCCCATGTCCCAGTTTATTTACGAACACCTTGAGGAGAAAGAACGGGAAGGGGAAGAAGCTGATCTGGTCGACGGGAGCATATTCGACTTTTGCCAGACGAGTGAGGCTGACTCGGATGCGGAGACCTTGCAGAAATCCGCAGACGAAGGAGACAGCAAATATGAGCATTGGAACTTGAATCAACAAACTGCAGAGAATCAGAGAAAACAGATTGAGAAAAAGTTAGAGCTTATAAATAACACGCACAGCGCCATTTCTGGGCAGAGCTCCCAAGGCGTGCCTGTTTCTGGAGATTATAGTATTACAGGAGACAGTGGAATAGATTCTCCAAG gACGCGAATGAGTCTGGCCTCCAGTAATTTAGTTGTCCTGGAAGGACTGAAGCGGCGAAGCTTTCTCCAGAATTTAGAAAACCTGCATTCTAAAAACAATGTGATCCGTTCTCAGAATTCTTTACTTCCGCTCACACCCGTGATTAATGTGTGA